From one Desulfobaculum bizertense DSM 18034 genomic stretch:
- a CDS encoding TRAP transporter large permease — translation MDTSIILTFVALAIFLFLSVPIGISIGLSVIVGISAGGMLPYEFLIQKMVTSLDVFPLMAVPFFIMAGEIMQKGSMAQRLLTVSKSLVGHITGGMAHISILTSMFYGALSGSAPATVAAVGGIMVPSMKKEGYSTSFSTAVNTAAGCLGVMIPPSVPLIIYGTTAGVSVGDLFIAGVIPGIFVGLCLMICSYILSKKYGYTGTGKRASLKEVLVAFKGSLVALMVPLIVLGGIYGGLTTPTEAGVIAVIYAFIAEGLVLRTLSWAKVVEIFKGTALTTASIFLVVATATALGQILLFYNVPNMLVDILVGISDNKYVLIPIILVFLLIMGTFMDALANILILTPLLLPIVKHLGMDPIHFGIIMIVCSSMGFLTPPVGVNLFVGCSIGNISIEKLSAAVLPFLFTMVLALLAIVFFPPLALWLPGI, via the coding sequence ATGGATACATCAATTATCCTTACATTTGTGGCCCTTGCCATATTTCTTTTCCTTAGTGTACCCATTGGTATCTCCATTGGCTTGAGTGTCATTGTCGGCATTTCCGCCGGTGGGATGCTGCCATATGAGTTTCTGATTCAGAAAATGGTTACATCCCTTGATGTTTTCCCACTTATGGCTGTTCCTTTCTTCATCATGGCTGGTGAAATCATGCAGAAAGGAAGCATGGCTCAACGACTTTTGACAGTGTCAAAGAGCCTCGTGGGGCACATCACTGGTGGCATGGCTCACATTTCCATTTTGACCAGCATGTTCTACGGCGCACTTTCTGGCTCTGCACCAGCCACTGTCGCAGCTGTTGGCGGCATCATGGTGCCTTCCATGAAAAAAGAAGGATACAGCACGTCCTTCTCTACCGCAGTGAACACGGCTGCCGGTTGCCTTGGCGTCATGATTCCCCCGAGTGTTCCGCTCATCATCTACGGAACAACCGCTGGTGTATCTGTTGGTGACCTCTTCATCGCAGGCGTCATCCCCGGTATTTTTGTCGGCTTGTGCCTCATGATCTGCAGCTATATTCTTTCAAAGAAATATGGCTACACTGGAACAGGCAAACGGGCATCGCTTAAAGAAGTTTTAGTTGCCTTCAAGGGTTCCCTTGTTGCTCTCATGGTTCCGCTCATCGTTCTCGGTGGCATTTATGGTGGCCTGACCACCCCGACAGAAGCTGGTGTTATTGCCGTTATCTACGCATTTATTGCAGAAGGTCTTGTCCTTCGTACACTCTCATGGGCAAAAGTTGTCGAGATTTTTAAAGGCACAGCCCTGACCACAGCTTCCATCTTTCTTGTTGTCGCAACAGCAACAGCACTGGGACAGATCCTTCTTTTCTACAATGTTCCCAACATGCTGGTCGACATCCTTGTTGGCATCTCTGACAACAAATATGTCTTGATCCCGATCATCCTTGTCTTCCTGCTGATCATGGGAACATTCATGGATGCTCTGGCAAATATTCTTATTCTGACTCCACTGCTGCTTCCAATCGTGAAGCACCTTGGAATGGACCCCATTCATTTCGGCATCATCATGATTGTCTGTTCATCAATGGGCTTCCTGACTCCGCCTGTTGGGGTTAATCTTTTCGTCGGATGTAGCATCGGCAACATCAGCATTGAAAAACTCAGTGCAGCAGTACTGCCATTCCTTTTCACGATGGTTCTGGCTCTGCTTGCAATTGTTTTCTTCCCGCCGCTTGCACTCTGGCTCCCCGGAATATAA
- a CDS encoding MptD family putative ECF transporter S component: MNGEFQRKLTMRDQVNCGIFVALFFVFHIIGGILFAPNPVLTFFMPASIALFTGPVYLLLVAKVPKHGPILILGAIMAFLMFIMGMYWLWSVAYIVCALCAEALAGLGHFKNPRLNTASFAIFSLNPLGAYIMLWIHPASYFSYLLEKGTPQNYLDVMGATAQWWMLPAMILSVLLCAALSAALGHSLLRRQFRKAGII, from the coding sequence ATGAATGGGGAATTTCAACGAAAGCTGACCATGCGCGATCAGGTCAACTGCGGTATTTTTGTAGCTCTTTTTTTTGTTTTCCATATCATCGGGGGCATTCTCTTTGCCCCCAATCCTGTTCTGACCTTTTTCATGCCCGCAAGCATCGCCCTGTTCACAGGACCGGTGTACCTGCTGCTTGTGGCCAAGGTTCCAAAACACGGACCAATTCTTATCCTCGGTGCGATCATGGCTTTTCTCATGTTCATCATGGGCATGTACTGGCTCTGGTCTGTCGCCTACATTGTCTGCGCCCTTTGTGCGGAAGCCCTTGCCGGGCTTGGCCACTTCAAAAATCCCCGGCTCAATACCGCAAGCTTTGCCATCTTTTCGCTCAATCCCCTTGGCGCGTACATCATGCTCTGGATTCATCCAGCCTCATATTTTAGCTATCTGCTGGAAAAAGGAACGCCCCAAAACTACCTTGATGTCATGGGAGCTACAGCACAGTGGTGGATGCTTCCAGCCATGATTCTTTCTGTTCTGCTCTGCGCAGCCCTCAGCGCAGCACTGGGGCACAGCCTTTTGCGCCGTCAGTTCCGCAAGGCAGGAATCATCTAA
- a CDS encoding MarR family winged helix-turn-helix transcriptional regulator → MTHSKNTREELLHKVEDALYIYFRMISMSTYPWKGMELTQLEMQMLVRLDKLEHSSVTELAKMTEVTKGGVSLFISKLAKKGLVSKTRDTANASRVILSLSEEGQAVVEEFRQFHLAPNRFFMDYLQSLDDREFEVVGTFTERLTEWLCMFRDSLPESPKNAKYCRQKHSKNVPKTEILKEE, encoded by the coding sequence ATGACACATTCAAAAAACACCAGAGAAGAGCTGCTGCACAAGGTGGAAGACGCGCTGTACATTTATTTCCGCATGATCTCCATGTCCACGTATCCGTGGAAAGGCATGGAGCTGACCCAGCTGGAAATGCAAATGCTGGTTCGGCTAGACAAGCTGGAACACAGCTCCGTGACCGAGCTTGCAAAAATGACCGAAGTGACCAAGGGCGGCGTTTCCCTGTTCATCAGCAAACTTGCAAAAAAAGGCCTTGTTTCCAAAACCCGTGACACAGCAAACGCTTCACGAGTCATTCTTTCCCTTTCGGAAGAAGGGCAGGCCGTTGTTGAGGAATTTCGGCAGTTCCATCTTGCGCCAAACCGCTTTTTTATGGACTACCTCCAGTCCCTTGATGACAGGGAATTCGAGGTCGTGGGGACCTTTACCGAGCGTCTGACAGAATGGCTTTGCATGTTTCGGGATTCCCTCCCAGAAAGCCCAAAGAACGCAAAATACTGTCGACAGAAACACTCCAAAAACGTCCCAAAGACAGAAATTTTAAAGGAAGAATAA
- a CDS encoding TonB-dependent receptor → MKEHRLSRYILSFLFLCLAAAPAHSLAADQESQNAKNEFTLEGIKVTANKREQSLQKVPSSVSAIDSIHIDDYRIETMEDIFENLPNINFVKTGPAASMTSFASVRGISSSMGGSPVLGLYVDDIYYSSLDMSLLDLERVEVLRGPQGTLYGRNTEAGVINIVTKQPTNTYEGKLAADYGSFNAYGVKGMVSGPLVYDKVLMRLTGSYKGSDGYINNSFDDDDNVNTHREIDFRGKIAMPVRDKGLNMSLTVDGQNYKSDGYADYSDLDNSDPYEVNVDFPGKTSRDAYGLSLRASYDFDSMALTSITSYRDEVNQNDNDIDFTSVDYARLYLDHDVNTYSQELRLTSTDAASPLQWQVGAYGFFEKFDRNYISRMNMTPMGMGVMNFVSDSQTDSTGGALFTEGSYTLWDKLTLTAGLRYDHIYREIDYSMDNAGMMPNYSGSNSKSFDAWLPKLSVSYQLTPNIMPYATISRGFREGGFNVKERLGEAFKSEFAWNYELGVKTTWLENRLTANLAAFYIDWKDRQVEIINAGTFMIDNAGDATSAGFELEVSARPMEGLELVASLGYIDAKYDSYDNGVEDFSGNTVINTPEYTARLGATYRFTNGIFLGGNYRHYGKSYTDPANTESQSDYGLMDVKVGYEKDHFSVYAWGANIFDTEYYTRKVPRASMGGGLAEYVGRPGSPATVGVSFALDF, encoded by the coding sequence ATGAAAGAGCACCGTCTATCCCGGTATATTCTTTCTTTCCTCTTCCTTTGCCTCGCAGCAGCACCAGCGCATTCGCTTGCCGCCGATCAGGAAAGTCAGAACGCAAAAAACGAATTCACCCTTGAGGGGATCAAGGTCACAGCAAACAAGCGCGAACAGTCGCTACAAAAAGTGCCGTCCAGCGTTTCCGCAATCGACAGCATCCACATTGATGACTACCGCATCGAAACAATGGAAGATATTTTTGAAAATCTTCCGAACATCAACTTTGTCAAAACAGGCCCAGCCGCGTCCATGACCAGCTTTGCCTCTGTTCGCGGCATTTCATCCTCGATGGGTGGTAGCCCAGTTCTGGGACTGTATGTTGACGACATTTATTACTCTTCACTCGACATGTCCCTGCTGGACCTTGAACGCGTCGAGGTTCTTCGTGGACCACAGGGCACACTCTATGGCCGCAACACAGAAGCTGGCGTCATTAACATTGTCACCAAGCAGCCCACCAACACCTATGAAGGAAAGCTTGCCGCAGACTACGGCTCATTCAACGCGTATGGCGTTAAGGGCATGGTCTCCGGCCCACTGGTCTACGACAAAGTGCTGATGCGCCTGACCGGGAGCTACAAGGGATCTGATGGATACATTAACAACAGCTTTGACGATGATGACAACGTCAACACCCACCGGGAGATAGATTTCCGGGGCAAAATTGCCATGCCCGTCCGGGACAAGGGACTGAACATGTCCCTGACTGTTGATGGTCAGAACTACAAAAGCGATGGCTATGCAGACTACTCGGATCTCGACAACTCTGACCCATACGAAGTGAATGTCGACTTCCCCGGCAAAACAAGCAGAGATGCCTATGGTCTTTCTCTGCGGGCCAGCTATGACTTTGACAGCATGGCTCTGACGTCCATCACCTCGTATAGAGACGAAGTAAATCAGAACGACAACGATATTGATTTCACTTCTGTTGATTACGCTCGCCTGTACCTCGACCACGACGTGAACACCTACTCTCAGGAACTCCGCCTGACCTCAACAGACGCAGCGTCCCCCCTCCAGTGGCAGGTCGGAGCCTATGGATTCTTTGAAAAATTTGACCGCAACTACATCAGCCGCATGAACATGACCCCAATGGGTATGGGCGTCATGAATTTCGTGTCTGATTCACAGACAGACTCCACTGGTGGCGCGCTGTTCACGGAAGGCAGCTACACCCTCTGGGACAAGCTGACCCTGACCGCAGGCCTTCGCTACGACCACATCTACCGCGAAATTGACTACAGCATGGATAACGCGGGGATGATGCCCAACTACAGCGGCTCAAACTCCAAAAGCTTTGACGCCTGGCTGCCCAAGCTCTCCGTCAGCTATCAGCTGACCCCAAACATTATGCCATACGCCACAATCTCCCGCGGCTTCCGTGAGGGTGGATTTAACGTCAAGGAACGCCTTGGCGAAGCATTCAAGTCCGAGTTCGCATGGAACTATGAACTTGGTGTCAAAACAACATGGCTGGAGAACAGGCTGACCGCGAACCTCGCAGCGTTTTATATTGACTGGAAAGACAGACAGGTCGAAATCATCAACGCAGGCACCTTCATGATTGATAATGCAGGTGATGCAACAAGCGCAGGCTTTGAACTCGAAGTCTCAGCCCGCCCAATGGAAGGACTCGAACTGGTCGCAAGCCTTGGCTATATTGATGCCAAATACGACAGCTATGATAACGGCGTGGAGGATTTTTCCGGAAACACCGTTATTAATACCCCGGAATATACAGCTCGCCTTGGAGCAACATACCGCTTCACCAACGGCATTTTCCTTGGAGGCAACTACCGCCATTACGGCAAGAGCTACACCGACCCGGCAAACACGGAAAGTCAGTCTGATTATGGTCTGATGGATGTGAAGGTCGGTTATGAAAAAGACCACTTCTCTGTTTACGCCTGGGGCGCAAACATCTTCGACACAGAGTACTACACCCGCAAGGTTCCGCGCGCATCCATGGGCGGCGGTCTTGCTGAATATGTGGGGCGTCCCGGAAGCCCCGCAACAGTGGGCGTAAGCTTCGCTCTGGACTTCTAA
- a CDS encoding ABC transporter ATP-binding protein, translated as MLTTIFQLSQKPRQTLGRPMFFSILSAATQGAGLVLIAPFLTSLFAKDISTACLWLVAMSLVFLLYAGIQYYAQHISCVGGMMLAQELFDRLSSHIVTLPLSWFSSRRMGEVCQSMTKGVLDVMAVPAHLLRPILSAFVTPAAVLAFMIFYDWRIGLTAALAAPLLWGSYRFAGALAAKAEHARTAAAESVNSRIIEFATNQTMLRAYDHNHFFSGLVTKSMHQEHAAVHHLLKYGLPGMVLFSIALQIFFGAVIGQGVYLLLGGAITMPCLLAMLVLTVRFTEPLFQAVDLGCAIRVAENSVSRMNTILEAPSLPEPRHPKPLLPSAKPELCVSNMSFAYDTRPVLHDINFTAPFGQVTAIVGPSGAGKSTLFQLLSRFRDVSAGKITLGGVDLRKLSYAEFSSAISCVFQDTYLFAGTLAENIRMGNERCTYEEMNRAISLAGIDEMLRRLPQGAETQVGEGGTALSGGERQRIAIARAIIKNAPVLLLDEVTSALDYHNQLIIQNTITELRPTRTVVIIAHQLQTIQSADQIIFLNKEGSIECMGTHSELNRDCPQYRDFWKVKGQAQDWHF; from the coding sequence ATGCTGACAACCATCTTTCAGCTTTCCCAAAAACCGCGACAGACACTTGGTCGCCCAATGTTCTTTTCCATTTTGTCTGCGGCAACTCAGGGGGCGGGCCTTGTGCTCATTGCTCCATTTTTGACATCACTTTTTGCCAAAGACATCAGCACGGCCTGCCTCTGGCTCGTGGCCATGAGTCTTGTTTTCCTTCTTTATGCGGGCATCCAGTACTATGCCCAGCACATTTCCTGCGTCGGCGGAATGATGCTTGCCCAAGAGCTTTTTGACCGCCTTTCCTCACACATTGTCACCCTGCCCCTAAGCTGGTTCAGCTCCAGACGAATGGGTGAAGTCTGCCAAAGCATGACCAAAGGCGTTCTGGATGTCATGGCCGTCCCCGCCCACCTGCTGCGCCCCATTCTTTCTGCCTTTGTTACTCCGGCAGCCGTTCTGGCCTTCATGATTTTCTATGACTGGCGCATTGGACTCACCGCCGCCCTTGCGGCCCCTCTTCTCTGGGGAAGCTACAGGTTCGCGGGGGCACTCGCGGCAAAAGCAGAACACGCACGGACCGCAGCAGCAGAAAGCGTCAACTCACGAATCATCGAATTTGCCACCAATCAGACCATGCTCAGGGCCTACGATCACAATCACTTTTTTAGCGGGCTGGTCACCAAAAGCATGCATCAGGAACATGCCGCAGTGCATCATCTGCTCAAGTACGGCCTGCCCGGAATGGTCCTCTTTTCCATTGCCCTACAAATCTTCTTTGGTGCTGTCATTGGGCAAGGGGTCTACCTGCTCCTCGGTGGAGCAATCACCATGCCCTGCCTGCTTGCCATGCTCGTCCTTACGGTGCGCTTCACAGAACCACTTTTTCAGGCCGTAGACCTTGGCTGCGCCATTCGGGTTGCAGAAAACTCCGTTTCCCGAATGAACACAATTCTTGAAGCCCCATCCCTTCCTGAACCCAGACACCCCAAGCCACTTCTTCCAAGCGCAAAACCAGAGCTGTGCGTCAGCAACATGAGCTTTGCCTACGATACACGCCCGGTGCTTCACGACATCAACTTTACCGCCCCCTTTGGACAGGTCACAGCCATTGTTGGCCCATCCGGCGCAGGCAAAAGCACACTCTTTCAGCTTCTGTCTCGCTTTCGTGATGTCTCTGCAGGAAAAATCACTCTGGGTGGCGTCGACCTCAGGAAGCTGTCCTACGCCGAATTCAGTTCGGCCATATCCTGCGTCTTTCAGGACACCTACCTCTTTGCAGGGACTCTGGCCGAAAACATCAGAATGGGGAATGAGCGCTGCACATATGAGGAGATGAACCGCGCCATATCTCTTGCGGGCATTGACGAAATGCTGCGCCGCCTTCCGCAGGGAGCAGAGACTCAGGTTGGTGAGGGAGGCACTGCCCTTTCAGGCGGTGAACGCCAGCGTATCGCCATTGCCCGGGCAATCATCAAAAACGCCCCCGTGCTCCTGCTGGATGAAGTGACCTCTGCTCTGGACTATCACAACCAGCTCATCATTCAGAACACCATTACGGAACTGCGCCCCACTCGAACGGTGGTCATCATCGCGCATCAGCTTCAAACCATTCAGTCCGCTGACCAGATTATTTTCTTGAACAAAGAAGGGAGCATTGAATGCATGGGGACTCACAGCGAACTCAACAGGGACTGTCCTCAGTACAGGGACTTTTGGAAAGTCAAAGGCCAAGCTCAGGACTGGCATTTTTAA
- a CDS encoding D-cysteine desulfhydrase has translation MNLAQFPRRGYVKEATPIEAIPSFSKALGGKVNLFIKRDDLLPGCAGGNKTRKLDFSIADALSKGADTIITCGAVQSNHCRLTLAWAVKEGLDCHLILEERVKGTYNPDASGNNFLFHLMGVKSINVVAGGSDMMAEMEKLAATLKGQGKNPYIVPGGASNPIGATGYVACAQETLEQLFAMGLNIDHMVVPSGSAGTHAGIVTGMIGCNAGIPVSGINVSRPKDVQEGIVHKLAEATAERVGVKGGIPREAIECFDSYVGPGYSIPTESMVEAVKLLASTEGILLDPVYSGKAMAGLIDLVRKGHFAEGSNVLFLHTGGSPALYAYLDTFRG, from the coding sequence TGTTAAAGAAGCTACGCCCATTGAAGCTATCCCCTCTTTCTCCAAAGCTCTCGGTGGCAAAGTCAATCTCTTCATCAAGCGCGACGACCTTCTTCCTGGATGTGCCGGTGGCAACAAAACCAGAAAGCTGGACTTTAGCATTGCGGATGCTCTGAGCAAGGGCGCAGACACAATCATTACTTGCGGTGCTGTTCAGTCTAACCACTGCCGCCTGACTTTGGCTTGGGCTGTAAAAGAAGGCTTGGACTGCCATCTCATTCTTGAAGAGCGCGTCAAGGGCACATACAACCCTGACGCTTCGGGGAATAACTTCCTCTTCCACCTCATGGGCGTAAAAAGCATCAACGTCGTTGCTGGTGGATCTGATATGATGGCAGAAATGGAAAAACTGGCAGCGACTTTAAAAGGACAGGGTAAAAATCCCTACATCGTTCCAGGTGGCGCATCCAACCCCATTGGAGCAACGGGCTACGTTGCATGCGCTCAGGAGACTCTGGAACAGCTTTTTGCAATGGGTCTGAACATTGATCACATGGTTGTCCCTAGTGGTAGCGCAGGAACCCATGCTGGTATCGTCACAGGCATGATCGGCTGCAACGCAGGCATTCCCGTTAGCGGAATCAATGTCAGCCGCCCCAAAGACGTACAGGAAGGCATCGTCCACAAGCTCGCAGAAGCAACAGCAGAGCGTGTTGGCGTAAAAGGCGGCATCCCCAGAGAGGCCATCGAATGCTTCGATTCCTACGTCGGACCGGGCTATTCCATCCCTACTGAGAGTATGGTTGAGGCTGTAAAACTCCTCGCTTCCACCGAGGGCATCCTCCTCGACCCCGTCTACTCCGGTAAGGCTATGGCTGGCTTGATCGACCTCGTTCGCAAAGGACATTTTGCTGAGGGCTCCAACGTCCTGTTCCTCCACACAGGTGGCTCTCCAGCTCTGTACGCATACCTCGATACATTCCGCGGATAG
- a CDS encoding ABC transporter ATP-binding protein, with protein sequence MDTQNLRIFLSFLKPVRGRLILAAILQAFASLITLIPFAAIVYLSEKTLAGQFSMSIAYSVSAYVLAAIVTRIALTLTASSLCHFADNDFHFHIRKSFLQSFDSVPLSWFSAHQSGEVKKLLQDDINVMHQLVAHFSMDAIHLLIWPAVILIYLASYSLSFTLVSLIPALASFFVYLWQVWHFSQHMDEYDQRLTEINAATVELVQGIAPIKLFSPEKGVPRRFDTASHSFTRAFASWVKGLIPFSSANEVLVSPLASVLWICLTGTLFIQQDWIRPVEIVPFLLVGTGLGGPLQTLSGTYTQVQKALEAAGRVATLFQQTPLPVPSVPESPKGSALRFEQVSFGYEPEHPVIHNIELDIPQGSITALVGPSGAGKSTLAKLLLRFADPDSGEIRLGTVPLTKIAPDQLRQQLGFVFQDPYLLQTSIHDNIALSSKTASREAVEHAARLACIHERIQKCPKGYDSILGQDVQFSGGENQRLAIARAFLADPPVLVLDEPTAHADPLSERALQKAISNLTKNRTVVVIAHRLQSIIHADQIVVMDKGQIVEKGKHLELLAQSGLYAQLWNTAQEHTAVPKASHSFIPQPE encoded by the coding sequence ATGGACACTCAAAATCTTCGTATTTTTCTCTCTTTTCTCAAGCCGGTACGAGGCAGGCTCATTCTCGCGGCCATTTTGCAAGCCTTTGCGTCCCTCATTACCCTGATTCCCTTTGCCGCCATTGTGTATCTCTCCGAAAAGACTCTTGCAGGTCAATTCTCCATGAGCATTGCCTATAGCGTCTCTGCCTATGTTCTTGCTGCTATCGTTACCCGCATTGCTCTCACCCTCACAGCGTCTTCTTTATGTCATTTCGCTGATAACGACTTTCATTTTCACATCAGAAAAAGCTTTCTCCAGTCCTTTGATTCCGTCCCCCTGAGCTGGTTTTCAGCGCATCAATCAGGCGAAGTCAAAAAGCTGCTTCAAGACGACATCAACGTCATGCACCAGCTCGTAGCCCATTTCAGCATGGACGCCATCCATCTCCTGATCTGGCCCGCTGTCATTCTCATTTATCTTGCAAGCTACAGCCTCAGCTTCACTCTCGTCTCTCTCATCCCCGCTCTTGCAAGTTTCTTTGTCTACCTCTGGCAGGTCTGGCACTTCTCCCAACATATGGATGAATACGACCAGCGGCTCACAGAAATCAACGCGGCAACGGTCGAGCTTGTTCAGGGCATCGCTCCCATCAAACTCTTCTCACCAGAAAAAGGTGTGCCCCGGCGCTTTGACACCGCATCGCACAGCTTTACCCGTGCCTTTGCCTCATGGGTCAAAGGACTCATTCCCTTTTCCTCCGCAAATGAAGTCCTTGTCTCTCCCCTCGCCTCAGTACTGTGGATATGCCTGACCGGAACCCTATTCATCCAGCAGGACTGGATACGTCCTGTAGAAATAGTTCCTTTTCTCCTTGTTGGCACCGGGCTTGGCGGCCCTCTCCAGACCCTGTCTGGCACGTACACACAGGTGCAGAAAGCTCTCGAAGCTGCTGGCCGAGTTGCAACACTCTTCCAGCAAACACCGCTCCCCGTGCCCTCTGTCCCAGAATCCCCCAAAGGCTCAGCGCTTCGCTTTGAACAGGTCAGCTTTGGTTATGAGCCAGAGCACCCCGTCATCCACAATATTGAACTCGATATTCCACAGGGTTCCATCACGGCCCTTGTTGGTCCCTCTGGTGCAGGAAAAAGCACTCTGGCCAAGCTCCTCCTTCGCTTTGCAGACCCAGACTCAGGAGAAATCCGTCTCGGAACGGTTCCCCTCACAAAAATCGCCCCGGATCAGCTTCGCCAGCAGCTTGGCTTTGTTTTTCAGGACCCATACCTGCTGCAAACCAGCATCCACGACAACATCGCCCTGTCCTCAAAAACAGCTTCCCGCGAAGCTGTAGAACATGCCGCACGCCTCGCCTGCATCCACGAACGTATTCAAAAATGCCCCAAAGGCTACGACAGCATTCTGGGGCAGGATGTGCAGTTCTCCGGAGGAGAAAACCAGCGCCTTGCCATTGCCCGTGCATTTCTCGCTGACCCGCCGGTTCTTGTTCTGGATGAACCAACGGCTCACGCTGACCCGCTGTCGGAACGGGCACTCCAGAAAGCCATTTCCAATCTGACAAAAAACCGAACAGTGGTCGTTATCGCCCACCGACTCCAAAGCATTATTCACGCAGATCAGATTGTTGTGATGGACAAGGGCCAGATTGTTGAAAAAGGCAAGCATCTGGAGCTTCTCGCCCAGAGTGGCCTGTACGCGCAGCTCTGGAACACCGCACAAGAACACACCGCTGTTCCCAAGGCCTCCCACTCCTTCATCCCTCAACCAGAATAA
- a CDS encoding TRAP transporter substrate-binding protein, with protein MPRMKTLLIAFVTFFVMTTAAIAGPTVIKLAHPNVPQHPMGQAFEKFKELVEERTHGEFRVDIYDSSKFGNFDSVVQGLQFNMLQMGSAATPNLAPFSDEFLIFDLPFLFPNYEAADKITDGPIGMHATKALEKSGIVGLGYIEIGFRNIWNNKRSVRSLEDAKGLKIRSTPSKAHIATLKSLGMNPTPISWGEVYTALQQKTVDGIDIDLNLAWHNNFPEVNNHLTIVNSLYSPHLVMMSKRFMDSLTEKNKKIILDAFEECKLYERQLIRDGEKEITKQLEARGVEVYTLTPEERARWAEASQSIYDQFGDRIGKDLIERAKATIAGK; from the coding sequence ATGCCTCGTATGAAAACCCTGCTTATTGCATTCGTGACTTTTTTTGTCATGACCACCGCGGCTATTGCTGGCCCAACAGTTATTAAACTGGCTCACCCCAACGTTCCCCAGCACCCAATGGGACAAGCCTTTGAAAAATTCAAAGAGCTTGTTGAAGAACGAACTCATGGAGAATTCCGCGTCGATATTTACGACAGCTCCAAGTTCGGCAACTTCGACTCCGTCGTTCAGGGACTCCAGTTCAACATGCTGCAGATGGGCTCCGCTGCAACCCCTAACCTTGCACCTTTTTCAGATGAATTTCTGATCTTCGACCTGCCCTTCCTCTTCCCGAATTACGAAGCGGCTGATAAAATTACCGACGGCCCCATTGGCATGCACGCCACAAAAGCTCTCGAAAAGAGTGGCATCGTTGGCCTTGGCTACATTGAGATTGGATTCCGAAACATTTGGAACAACAAGCGCTCAGTCAGATCTCTCGAAGACGCCAAAGGTCTGAAAATCAGATCCACCCCTTCCAAAGCTCACATTGCGACTCTGAAATCTTTGGGCATGAATCCAACCCCTATTTCCTGGGGTGAAGTGTATACTGCTCTCCAGCAGAAAACTGTTGACGGCATCGACATTGACCTCAATCTCGCATGGCACAACAATTTCCCAGAGGTAAACAACCACCTGACCATCGTGAACAGCCTCTACAGCCCTCACCTGGTCATGATGTCCAAACGCTTCATGGATTCGCTGACGGAAAAAAATAAAAAAATTATCCTTGATGCTTTTGAAGAATGTAAGCTTTACGAGCGACAGCTCATTCGTGATGGCGAAAAGGAAATTACCAAACAGCTGGAAGCCAGGGGTGTCGAAGTTTACACTCTGACTCCTGAAGAACGTGCACGCTGGGCTGAAGCATCTCAGAGCATTTATGACCAGTTTGGCGACCGCATTGGCAAAGATCTCATTGAACGCGCCAAGGCTACCATAGCTGGCAAATAA
- a CDS encoding TRAP transporter small permease — protein MLKIIDKLEEFISASCLAVMAVIIAVQVFQRYVLQSSLDWSEELARYLFIWSVYVGCSYATKKDRHLEVTILRSSFGPTVAKFVTIIAYICTIAFCICTTVWGFQMVDFLAGTGQKTPALEIQMYWVFLSVPVGMCLMAIRTALRIVSIIRGEVDFSSPACK, from the coding sequence ATGCTGAAAATTATCGATAAATTAGAAGAATTCATTTCTGCCTCTTGCCTTGCTGTGATGGCCGTCATCATCGCAGTCCAGGTATTCCAGCGCTACGTTTTGCAAAGCTCCCTTGACTGGTCAGAGGAACTCGCACGTTACCTCTTTATTTGGTCAGTCTACGTAGGATGCAGTTACGCAACCAAAAAAGATCGGCACCTCGAAGTCACCATCCTGAGAAGTTCTTTTGGGCCTACTGTTGCGAAATTTGTCACGATTATAGCGTATATTTGCACAATTGCGTTCTGCATCTGCACAACTGTCTGGGGATTCCAGATGGTCGATTTCCTTGCCGGAACAGGTCAGAAAACACCTGCTCTCGAAATCCAGATGTATTGGGTTTTTCTTAGCGTCCCCGTTGGGATGTGCCTTATGGCAATAAGAACTGCACTTCGCATTGTTTCCATCATCCGCGGAGAGGTCGACTTTAGCTCTCCCGCCTGCAAATAA